A single window of Archangium gephyra DNA harbors:
- a CDS encoding DUF4184 family protein has product MGPTPVPVTLPAHAAAVLPFFRLCRRGVLPTALVVGACAPDLSYVYAVRELGDYAHEFPGFVLFCVPVGLGVLVWLEALILPSLKRALPELLGVQWGRFARTDGLPRAPLTWVATVAALVLGASTHLLWDGFTHASMWPAEVLYPDVQVPVGSRELPLARVLQHASSLVGSLVVLGYMASRYRHLEPVPGGSWADGLRVLVPTAAGAVLGLVLRLSRFQDMGALEAQLWWAFWPTVTGALAGLTVGCALVRWRQPS; this is encoded by the coding sequence ATGGGGCCCACACCCGTGCCCGTCACCCTGCCAGCCCATGCCGCCGCGGTGCTTCCGTTCTTCCGGCTGTGCCGGAGGGGAGTGCTGCCCACGGCGCTCGTCGTCGGAGCCTGTGCGCCGGACCTCTCCTACGTGTACGCGGTGCGCGAGCTCGGTGACTACGCGCACGAGTTCCCCGGCTTCGTCCTCTTCTGCGTGCCCGTGGGGCTCGGGGTGCTGGTGTGGCTGGAGGCGCTCATCCTGCCCTCACTGAAGCGCGCCCTGCCCGAGCTCCTGGGTGTGCAGTGGGGCCGCTTCGCGCGCACCGACGGCCTGCCCCGAGCGCCACTTACCTGGGTGGCCACGGTGGCGGCGCTGGTGCTCGGCGCGAGCACCCACCTGCTCTGGGATGGCTTCACCCACGCCAGCATGTGGCCCGCGGAGGTGCTCTACCCGGACGTCCAGGTCCCCGTGGGGAGCAGGGAGCTGCCGCTGGCCCGGGTCCTCCAGCACGCCTCCTCGCTGGTGGGCTCGCTGGTGGTGCTCGGCTACATGGCGAGCCGCTACCGGCACCTGGAGCCCGTGCCGGGAGGCTCCTGGGCGGACGGCCTCCGCGTGCTGGTGCCCACGGCGGCGGGGGCCGTGCTGGGACTGGTGCTGCGGCTCTCCCGCTTCCAGGACATGGGGGCGCTGGAGGCGCAGCTGTGGTGGGCCTTCTGGCCCACGGTGACGGGAGCGCTCGCGGGGCTCACCGTGGGGTGCGCGCTCGTCCGGTGGCGCCAGCCCTCATGA
- a CDS encoding PAS domain-containing protein — protein sequence MRISPSDIENALEAEECLQERNEQLRLAQEAGGVGLFTVEISTDLMTVTPEFCRLYGLDTVDVMPVTAIEALVHPEDRHIASTTESRTQGFARTAVDYRIRRHDTGEPRWISRRAEFLRDAEGRPVRLRGAVQDVTHRKQAEDALRQANERLQLALNAGAVMGTWVWDIPADRFTADERFARSFSIDPEQAARGLPLSVVAESIHPEDSARILALVSRTAETGGSYRAEYRVRQLDGSYLWIEANGHCELAADGRPLRFPGVLLNIHERKKAELRQSALVELGDRLRDLSDTARIAATAMELVGRLFGVARAGYGTFDAARRLFEVERDWVSGPAIASVAGEHRFNDYGHHENLERGETVIIPDVEKDPRSVLGADRLLSFGIRALLNVPLMEHGRLSAVLFLHDPVVRDWSPEECEFIRDVADRIWTACARVKVMEELRRANALLAQRVEQRTRERDRIWNVSQDLLLVADLEGRYLSVNPAWTALLGWTEEELLGKTSAWMEHPDDQEKTRAEVERLAAGNRTLRFENALRHRNGTYRRLSWTAVPVPEDGVLYAVARDITEQRHTEEQLRQSQKMEAVGQLTGGVAHDFNNLLQVIGGNLQLLQRDMAGNARAQSRLRTAVGAVERGARLASHLLAFARRQPLQPLVFNVGRLVRGMDDMLRRPLGESIQVETVMPGGLWNTFADPNQLENVLLNLAINARDAMPEGGTLKIEARNARLDEHDARLHPEVLPGEYVLLAVSDTGCGMPPEVLERVFEPFFTTKPEGRGTGLGLSMVYGFVKQSGGHIQLSSQVGHGTTIELYLPRALQAEETVPAEPSTGPIEGGDETVLVVEDNAEVRATVVEMLTELGYRVLKAADGQSALAILQSGIPVDLLFTDVVMPGPVRGAELARRARELLPELEVLFTSGYTEDTIATGGRLDPGVHLLSKPHRREDMARKVRQLLDNRARKPDPRAAKETPRRQRVLLVEDDEDIRASACELLDLLGFDVLAVSSAEEARTALEDGGFGVLFTDVTLPGSSGVELAREAVRHRPGMGIIIASGLGNAVFTGGAERLEGAVMLPKPYALPQLQRALEQVEHLRS from the coding sequence ATGCGCATCTCCCCGTCCGACATCGAAAACGCCCTGGAAGCCGAGGAATGCCTCCAGGAGAGAAACGAACAGCTGCGCCTCGCCCAGGAAGCGGGGGGCGTCGGCCTGTTCACGGTGGAGATCTCCACGGATCTGATGACCGTGACCCCGGAGTTCTGCCGCCTGTACGGCCTCGACACCGTGGACGTGATGCCGGTGACCGCCATCGAGGCGCTCGTCCACCCCGAGGACCGGCACATCGCCTCGACCACCGAGTCGCGAACCCAGGGCTTCGCGCGGACCGCCGTCGACTACCGGATCCGCCGGCATGACACCGGCGAGCCGCGGTGGATCTCCCGGCGGGCCGAGTTCCTCCGCGATGCCGAGGGCAGGCCCGTCCGGCTCCGGGGGGCCGTCCAGGACGTGACCCACCGCAAGCAGGCCGAGGACGCGCTGCGGCAAGCCAATGAGCGGCTCCAGCTCGCGCTCAACGCGGGCGCGGTGATGGGCACCTGGGTCTGGGACATCCCCGCCGACCGCTTCACCGCCGATGAGCGCTTCGCGCGCTCCTTCTCCATCGATCCGGAGCAGGCCGCCCGGGGTCTGCCGCTCAGCGTGGTCGCGGAGTCCATCCATCCCGAGGACAGCGCGCGGATCCTGGCGTTGGTCTCCCGGACGGCGGAGACCGGCGGCTCCTACCGCGCCGAGTACCGCGTCCGGCAGCTCGACGGCTCCTACCTGTGGATCGAAGCCAACGGCCACTGTGAGCTCGCCGCCGACGGCAGGCCGCTGCGCTTCCCCGGCGTGCTGCTCAACATCCACGAGCGCAAGAAGGCGGAGCTGCGCCAGTCCGCCCTCGTCGAGCTGGGTGACCGCCTGAGGGACCTGAGCGACACGGCCCGCATCGCCGCCACGGCCATGGAGCTCGTCGGGCGCCTCTTCGGCGTGGCGCGCGCCGGCTACGGGACGTTCGACGCGGCCCGGCGGCTCTTCGAGGTCGAGCGGGACTGGGTCTCCGGTCCCGCCATCGCCAGCGTGGCCGGCGAGCACAGGTTCAACGATTACGGCCACCACGAGAACCTCGAGCGGGGCGAGACGGTCATCATCCCGGACGTCGAGAAGGACCCGAGGTCGGTCCTGGGCGCGGACAGGCTGCTGTCCTTCGGCATCCGGGCCCTGCTCAACGTGCCGCTGATGGAGCACGGGCGTTTGTCCGCCGTCCTGTTCCTGCATGACCCGGTGGTGCGTGACTGGTCCCCGGAGGAGTGCGAGTTCATCCGCGACGTCGCCGATCGCATCTGGACGGCGTGCGCGCGCGTCAAGGTGATGGAGGAGCTGCGGCGGGCCAACGCGTTGCTCGCGCAGCGGGTCGAGCAGCGCACGCGCGAGCGGGACCGCATCTGGAATGTCTCGCAGGACCTGCTGCTGGTGGCGGACCTGGAGGGCAGGTACCTCAGCGTCAATCCGGCGTGGACCGCGCTGCTCGGCTGGACCGAGGAGGAGCTGCTGGGCAAGACGTCCGCCTGGATGGAGCACCCCGACGACCAGGAGAAGACGCGGGCCGAGGTGGAGAGACTGGCCGCGGGCAACCGGACGCTGCGCTTCGAGAACGCCTTGCGGCACCGCAACGGCACCTACCGCCGCCTCTCCTGGACGGCGGTGCCCGTGCCCGAGGACGGGGTGCTCTACGCCGTCGCGCGCGACATCACCGAGCAGCGCCACACCGAGGAGCAGCTGCGTCAATCGCAGAAGATGGAGGCCGTGGGCCAGCTCACCGGCGGCGTGGCGCACGACTTCAACAACCTGCTGCAGGTCATCGGCGGCAACCTCCAGCTCCTGCAGCGCGACATGGCCGGCAACGCGCGCGCCCAGAGCCGCCTGCGGACCGCCGTCGGAGCCGTGGAGCGGGGTGCCCGGCTCGCCTCCCATCTGCTCGCCTTCGCGCGCCGCCAGCCCCTCCAGCCGCTCGTCTTCAACGTGGGCCGGCTCGTGCGTGGCATGGATGACATGCTGCGGCGCCCCCTGGGTGAGAGCATCCAGGTGGAGACCGTCATGCCTGGCGGCCTGTGGAACACGTTCGCCGACCCCAACCAGCTCGAGAACGTCCTCCTCAACCTGGCCATCAACGCCCGGGATGCCATGCCCGAGGGCGGTACGCTGAAGATCGAAGCGCGCAACGCCCGGCTGGATGAGCACGATGCCCGGCTGCACCCGGAGGTGCTGCCCGGGGAGTACGTGCTCCTGGCCGTCTCCGACACCGGCTGCGGCATGCCCCCGGAGGTGCTGGAGCGCGTCTTCGAGCCCTTCTTCACCACCAAGCCCGAGGGCCGCGGCACGGGGCTCGGCCTGAGCATGGTGTATGGCTTCGTCAAACAGAGCGGTGGCCACATCCAGCTCTCCAGCCAGGTGGGGCACGGCACGACGATCGAGCTGTACCTGCCCCGCGCGCTGCAGGCCGAGGAGACGGTGCCCGCCGAGCCGTCCACCGGCCCCATCGAGGGAGGAGACGAGACCGTCCTGGTGGTGGAGGACAACGCCGAGGTGCGCGCCACGGTGGTGGAGATGCTGACGGAGCTGGGCTACCGCGTGCTCAAGGCCGCCGATGGGCAGAGCGCGCTGGCCATCCTCCAGAGCGGCATCCCCGTGGACCTGTTGTTCACCGACGTGGTGATGCCGGGCCCGGTCCGCGGCGCCGAGCTGGCCCGGCGCGCCCGCGAGCTGCTGCCGGAGCTCGAGGTGCTCTTCACCTCCGGCTACACCGAGGACACCATCGCGACGGGAGGGCGGCTCGACCCGGGCGTCCACCTGCTGAGCAAGCCCCACCGCCGCGAGGACATGGCGCGCAAGGTGCGGCAGTTGCTCGACAACCGCGCTCGGAAGCCGGACCCCCGCGCGGCGAAGGAGACCCCCCGGCGGCAGCGCGTGCTGCTGGTGGAGGACGACGAGGACATCCGCGCCTCGGCGTGCGAGCTGCTGGACCTGCTGGGCTTCGACGTGCTGGCGGTGTCGAGCGCGGAAGAGGCCCGGACGGCCCTGGAGGACGGTGGCTTCGGCGTGCTCTTCACGGATGTGACGCTGCCGGGCTCGTCGGGAGTGGAGCTGGCCCGGGAGGCGGTCCGGCACCGGCCCGGCATGGGCATCATCATCGCCTCGGGGCTCGGGAACGCGGTGTTCACCGGGGGCGCCGAGCGGCTGGAGGGCGCGGTGATGCTGCCCAAGCCGTATGCGCTGCCCCAGTTGCAGCGGGCCCTGGAACAGGTGGAACACCTCCGCTCATGA
- a CDS encoding glycerophosphodiester phosphodiesterase: protein MTGCADLSAPIVDKVLVVGHRGASALRPEHTLEAYRKAVEDGADIIEPDLVSTKDGVLVARHENEISGTTNVADIPKFADRKTKKMIDGAELTGWFTEDFTLAELKELRARERIPQARPANKTYNDQFEIPTLAEVITLAQELSASTGRTIHLYPETKHPTYFQSVGLPLEDKLVETLRANAFSQSKATVYIQSFEVANLKALRQKLGNSQPNWKLVQLMDARDKKPYDFVAAGDSRTYNELMTEAGMKEVAKYAQGVGPYKLTILNVDSEGHFEKPTDLVRNAHAAGLVVFPYTFRPENAFLPAPLKAQGDDTTRSTSGSITEIQKYLETGIDGFFTDDPAVGRQAVDTFKR, encoded by the coding sequence ATGACGGGCTGCGCCGATCTCTCGGCCCCCATCGTGGACAAGGTGCTCGTGGTGGGCCACCGCGGTGCCAGCGCGCTCCGGCCGGAGCACACCCTGGAGGCCTACCGCAAGGCCGTCGAGGACGGCGCGGACATCATCGAGCCCGACCTGGTGTCGACGAAGGACGGCGTGCTCGTGGCCCGTCACGAGAATGAAATCTCCGGCACCACCAACGTGGCCGACATCCCCAAGTTCGCGGACCGCAAGACCAAGAAGATGATCGACGGCGCGGAGCTCACCGGCTGGTTCACCGAGGACTTCACGCTCGCCGAGCTCAAGGAGCTGCGTGCCCGCGAGCGCATCCCCCAGGCCCGCCCGGCCAACAAGACGTACAACGACCAGTTCGAGATCCCCACGCTCGCCGAGGTCATCACCCTGGCCCAGGAGCTGTCGGCCAGCACCGGCCGCACCATCCACCTCTACCCCGAGACCAAGCACCCCACGTACTTCCAGTCCGTGGGGCTGCCCCTCGAGGACAAGCTCGTCGAGACCCTGCGGGCCAACGCATTCTCCCAGAGCAAGGCCACCGTCTACATCCAGTCCTTCGAGGTGGCCAACCTCAAGGCCCTGCGCCAGAAGCTCGGCAACTCGCAGCCGAACTGGAAGCTGGTGCAGCTGATGGATGCCCGCGACAAGAAGCCCTATGACTTCGTCGCCGCCGGAGACTCGCGCACCTACAACGAGCTGATGACCGAGGCGGGCATGAAGGAGGTCGCGAAGTATGCCCAGGGCGTCGGGCCCTACAAGCTGACCATCCTCAACGTGGACAGCGAGGGCCACTTCGAGAAGCCGACGGACCTGGTGCGCAACGCCCACGCCGCCGGGCTGGTCGTGTTCCCGTACACCTTCCGGCCGGAGAATGCCTTCCTGCCCGCGCCGCTCAAGGCGCAGGGAGATGACACCACCCGCAGCACCTCCGGCTCCATCACGGAGATCCAGAAGTACCTCGAGACGGGCATCGACGGGTTCTTCACCGACGACCCCGCGGTGGGCCGTCAGGCGGTGGATACCTTCAAGCGCTGA